A part of Candidatus Binatia bacterium genomic DNA contains:
- a CDS encoding M12 family metallo-peptidase: MSIPAAAMAAPVQVRAGGRDLAQTARGVGKGAGLVVKGLVLEGQTAADTLDLQRYDVWRQDAVVEVDGRRVTPPGTAYFKGKVAGDDASVAVISVDESGEVQGLVQKKGQSWLVGKGRNQRALHSKKAEADDLPPFACGNDGLAGDLRLGVDEAAVASGDATANSGTVLDQPYVASIAIETDYEYYAKFGNTTAALNYMASLIGYADVTYSREISTDMQIGYARLWTGGPDSDPWTIPVCIDTNGDGVADNAPCGMSDALTQFQNYWNANMSSVNRTTVHMLSGKGLGGGIAYVGVLCQNYQARGGSSDYGLSASLGATFNWDGNQADSPASVVWDIIVVQHEIGHNFNSPHTHDYCNIGGSAMPIDNCWAGCQTGATVQLPSCAAPTPYFTSGGGAGTIMSYCHQRTGGYGNIAMTFGQFQTCGTMPSREADRMKQHVVARAQSYPTCFAAPNCGNGKLDAGEQCDGINLGGATCSSLGFSGGTLTCSPTCTLVTSTCSNCGNSVLNSGEVCDGSALGGQTCSTQGCTGGTLSCNSTCSAFNKASCTGCPICNNNGVCEPGENCTSCPHDCASGTSGGARCGNGICEAGNGEDCVSCPADCNGVQGGKPGSRYCCGDGGGSSPVSCNDARCTASGRQCTTVTKAATSYCCGDGICQSAETCSTCKLDCSGAAEICGNGIDDNCNGKVDCADAGCSTTAACQCKAKGAGCTMNSQCCSGSCNTSGGHATFTCL; encoded by the coding sequence TTGTCCATCCCGGCAGCCGCGATGGCCGCTCCGGTCCAGGTCCGCGCAGGTGGGCGTGACCTGGCCCAGACGGCGCGTGGTGTCGGCAAGGGTGCGGGGCTGGTTGTCAAGGGGTTGGTGCTGGAAGGACAGACCGCGGCGGACACCCTCGACCTCCAGCGCTACGACGTCTGGAGGCAGGACGCGGTGGTCGAGGTGGACGGCCGCCGCGTCACCCCTCCGGGGACGGCGTACTTCAAGGGGAAGGTGGCCGGCGACGATGCGTCGGTTGCCGTGATCTCGGTGGACGAGAGCGGCGAGGTCCAGGGCCTCGTCCAGAAGAAGGGCCAGTCGTGGCTGGTAGGCAAGGGACGTAACCAGAGAGCGCTGCACTCGAAAAAAGCCGAAGCCGACGACCTGCCGCCGTTCGCGTGCGGCAACGACGGCCTGGCGGGTGACTTGCGCCTCGGCGTCGACGAAGCCGCGGTCGCCTCGGGCGACGCGACGGCGAACAGCGGCACCGTGCTCGACCAGCCTTACGTCGCGAGCATCGCGATCGAGACCGACTACGAGTACTACGCGAAGTTCGGCAACACGACGGCCGCGCTCAATTACATGGCGAGCCTGATCGGTTATGCCGACGTGACGTACTCGCGCGAGATCAGCACCGACATGCAGATCGGGTACGCGCGGCTGTGGACCGGCGGCCCCGACTCCGACCCGTGGACGATTCCCGTGTGCATCGACACCAACGGCGACGGTGTGGCCGACAATGCTCCGTGCGGCATGAGCGATGCGCTGACCCAGTTCCAGAACTACTGGAACGCCAACATGTCGAGCGTCAACCGCACGACGGTCCACATGCTGTCGGGCAAGGGCCTCGGCGGCGGCATCGCCTACGTCGGCGTGCTCTGCCAGAACTACCAGGCCAGAGGCGGCTCGTCCGACTACGGCCTTTCGGCAAGCCTCGGCGCGACGTTCAACTGGGACGGCAACCAGGCCGACAGCCCGGCCTCCGTGGTGTGGGACATCATCGTCGTGCAGCACGAGATCGGCCACAACTTCAACTCCCCGCACACCCACGACTACTGCAACATCGGCGGCAGCGCGATGCCGATCGACAACTGCTGGGCCGGCTGCCAGACCGGCGCGACCGTTCAGCTCCCGAGTTGCGCCGCACCCACTCCGTATTTCACCAGCGGCGGCGGCGCCGGCACGATCATGAGCTACTGCCACCAGCGCACCGGCGGCTACGGCAACATCGCGATGACGTTCGGGCAGTTCCAGACCTGCGGCACGATGCCGTCGCGCGAAGCCGACCGCATGAAACAGCACGTCGTCGCGCGCGCGCAGTCGTACCCGACCTGCTTTGCCGCCCCGAACTGCGGCAACGGCAAGCTCGATGCGGGCGAGCAGTGCGACGGGATCAATCTCGGCGGCGCGACCTGCTCTTCGCTCGGCTTTTCGGGTGGCACCCTGACGTGCTCGCCGACCTGCACGCTGGTGACCAGCACCTGCTCGAACTGCGGCAACAGTGTGCTGAACAGTGGGGAGGTCTGCGACGGCTCGGCCCTCGGCGGCCAGACCTGCTCGACGCAGGGCTGCACCGGCGGCACGCTGTCTTGCAATTCGACGTGCAGCGCCTTCAACAAGGCGAGCTGCACCGGCTGCCCGATCTGCAACAACAACGGCGTCTGCGAGCCGGGCGAGAACTGCACGAGCTGCCCGCACGACTGCGCAAGCGGGACCAGCGGCGGCGCCCGCTGCGGCAATGGTATCTGCGAAGCGGGCAACGGTGAGGACTGCGTGTCCTGCCCCGCCGACTGCAACGGCGTCCAGGGCGGCAAGCCGGGCAGCCGTTATTGCTGCGGCGACGGCGGCGGCTCCAGCCCGGTTTCCTGCAACGACGCCCGCTGCACTGCGAGCGGACGCCAGTGCACGACCGTGACGAAGGCGGCGACGAGCTACTGCTGCGGCGACGGCATCTGCCAGAGCGCGGAGACCTGCTCTACCTGCAAGCTCGACTGCAGCGGTGCTGCCGAGATCTGCGGCAACGGCATCGATGACAACTGCAACGGCAAAGTCGATTGCGCCGACGCGGGATGCAGCACGACGGCCGCGTGCCAGTGCAAGGCCAAAGGGGCGGGCTGCACGATGAACAGCCAGTGCTGCTCAGGCTCCTGCAACACGAGTGGAGGCCACGCCACGTTCACCTGCCTTTGA
- a CDS encoding tRNA (N6-isopentenyl adenosine(37)-C2)-methylthiotransferase MiaB (catalyzes the formation of 2-methylthio-N6-(dimethylallyl)adenosine (ms(2)i(6)A) at position 37 in tRNAs that read codons beginning with uridine from N6-(dimethylallyl)adenosine (i(6)A)) has translation DHAFLFHYSPREGTRAFRLEDDVSNALKHERLGRLIAEQQQRALAINSKMIGRTTEVLVESTPKKQPHWLAGKNGQFKTVAFEPAGAQLGQLATVLVEGATSQTLTGREIPA, from the coding sequence GACCACGCGTTCCTGTTCCACTACTCGCCGCGCGAAGGGACCCGCGCGTTCCGCCTGGAAGACGACGTCAGCAACGCGCTCAAGCACGAGCGCCTCGGGAGACTCATCGCCGAGCAGCAGCAAAGGGCGCTGGCAATCAACTCGAAGATGATCGGTCGAACGACCGAAGTTCTCGTCGAGTCGACGCCGAAGAAGCAGCCGCACTGGCTGGCCGGCAAGAACGGCCAGTTCAAGACGGTGGCCTTCGAGCCGGCCGGAGCCCAGCTCGGGCAGCTCGCGACGGTGCTCGTCGAAGGGGCCACGTCCCAGACCCTGACCGGACGCGAGATCCCGGCCTGA
- a CDS encoding gamma-glutamylcyclotransferase, protein MDDSRWYFAYGSNMQRATMRGRRMIEPLEVRVGRLDGYALCFDIPIGGGERGVANLAFATGRAVWGVLYLLTQQQHDHLDMTEGVPSGVYRRIQVDVDAEGTIVAAETLLSERRDPLRRPSHRYHSIVVEGAREHALPPDYVASLEALELAWDEREGAVNPPGLARR, encoded by the coding sequence GTGGACGACTCTCGCTGGTATTTCGCGTACGGCAGCAACATGCAGCGCGCGACGATGCGCGGTCGCCGGATGATCGAGCCCCTGGAGGTTCGCGTCGGGCGCCTCGACGGCTATGCGCTGTGTTTCGACATCCCGATCGGCGGCGGCGAGCGCGGTGTCGCGAACCTGGCCTTCGCGACGGGTCGCGCTGTCTGGGGAGTGCTGTACCTGCTGACGCAGCAGCAGCACGATCATCTCGACATGACCGAAGGGGTTCCGTCCGGCGTCTACCGCCGCATCCAGGTGGACGTGGATGCGGAGGGCACGATCGTCGCGGCCGAGACGCTGCTCAGCGAGAGGCGCGACCCGCTGCGCCGGCCGTCCCACCGCTACCACAGCATCGTCGTCGAAGGCGCGCGCGAGCACGCCCTTCCGCCGGACTACGTCGCGTCGCTCGAGGCGCTCGAGCTTGCGTGGGACGAGCGCGAGGGCGCCGTCAACCCACCGGGCCTCGCTCGTCGCTGA